The Thermocrinis ruber genome has a window encoding:
- the oadA gene encoding sodium-extruding oxaloacetate decarboxylase subunit alpha: MRKIEITDVSLRDGIQSLLATRVRTEDMLDIVEILDKCGFYSLEVWGGATFDVCLRFLKEDPWERLRKFKERAKNTKLEMLLRGQNLVGYRHYPDDVVEAFVKKAYDNGIEVFRIFDALNDTRNLRKAIETAKKVGAIVKGVLSYTISPVHTVEYYVEIARQLVDMGIDIISIKDQAGILSPKVSYELVKALKSEFPKYPVHLHTQTSANLAEMAQLKGIEAGADMIDTAFYSLSSQTSHPAGEIMIYVLREFGYQVDVDEKLYQKAGDLFVQVRKKYKKFDVLPPYPDVGVLLHQIPGGMITNFISQLREQGMEEKLPDVLEEVVRVREDLGYPPLVTPTSQIVGSQAFLNVLHGERYKVVTKEVKDYVKGLYGRPPAPIKEEVLRKVLGDEEPLYHIRPADLLEPELERIREEAIKAGAKSEEDVLSYALFPLVAKEFFEWREKGEPYVPELEEKEEKRENIPVEFVITVHGEQYHVQIAGRGEPTQDGRTFFIRLDGRLEEVLLKPVRELSPTEVVSGDLSSLGTEVKPKRSKPVALGDVASPISGKIVNIKVKPGDEVKEGDVLFVVEAMKMENEVHSPISGVVEEVLAQVGETVNPDEVVVRIKPKT, encoded by the coding sequence ATGAGGAAGATAGAAATCACCGATGTATCCCTAAGAGATGGCATTCAGTCCCTCCTTGCCACAAGGGTAAGGACGGAGGATATGCTGGATATCGTTGAAATCCTTGATAAGTGCGGTTTTTACTCCTTAGAGGTTTGGGGTGGAGCCACCTTTGATGTGTGCTTGAGGTTTCTAAAGGAAGACCCTTGGGAAAGGCTCAGGAAGTTCAAAGAGAGGGCTAAAAACACTAAACTGGAAATGCTTTTGAGAGGTCAAAATTTGGTAGGCTACAGACACTATCCGGATGACGTGGTGGAAGCCTTTGTGAAAAAAGCTTACGACAATGGTATAGAAGTTTTTAGGATTTTTGATGCCCTTAACGATACCAGAAACCTAAGGAAGGCAATAGAAACTGCCAAGAAGGTGGGTGCCATTGTTAAGGGGGTTCTCTCTTATACCATAAGCCCTGTGCATACGGTGGAATACTATGTGGAGATAGCCCGGCAGTTGGTAGATATGGGCATAGACATAATATCCATAAAGGACCAGGCGGGGATTTTATCTCCAAAGGTCTCTTATGAACTTGTGAAAGCCCTGAAATCTGAATTTCCCAAATATCCGGTTCACCTTCATACCCAAACCAGTGCCAACTTGGCAGAGATGGCACAGCTGAAAGGCATAGAGGCTGGCGCAGACATGATAGACACTGCCTTTTACTCCCTCTCTTCCCAGACCTCCCACCCTGCGGGAGAGATCATGATATATGTGCTAAGGGAGTTTGGCTACCAAGTGGATGTGGATGAAAAGCTGTACCAAAAGGCTGGAGACCTATTTGTTCAAGTAAGGAAGAAATACAAAAAGTTTGATGTTTTGCCACCATACCCAGATGTGGGTGTTCTTTTGCATCAAATTCCGGGCGGTATGATCACCAATTTCATAAGCCAGCTTAGGGAACAGGGAATGGAAGAAAAACTCCCAGATGTTTTGGAGGAGGTGGTCCGGGTTCGGGAGGACCTTGGCTATCCACCTTTGGTAACGCCCACCAGCCAGATCGTGGGCTCTCAAGCCTTCCTGAATGTGCTCCATGGAGAAAGATACAAGGTTGTTACTAAGGAAGTCAAAGACTATGTGAAAGGTCTTTATGGCAGACCGCCCGCACCCATAAAGGAGGAGGTTCTAAGGAAGGTTTTGGGTGATGAGGAGCCTTTGTATCACATAAGACCCGCAGACCTTTTGGAGCCTGAGCTGGAAAGGATCAGAGAAGAAGCCATAAAGGCGGGAGCAAAGAGCGAAGAGGATGTGCTCTCTTATGCCCTCTTCCCATTGGTGGCAAAGGAGTTCTTTGAGTGGAGAGAAAAGGGAGAGCCTTACGTGCCCGAACTGGAGGAGAAGGAAGAAAAGAGGGAAAACATCCCGGTGGAGTTTGTAATCACCGTCCATGGAGAGCAGTACCATGTGCAGATAGCGGGAAGGGGTGAGCCCACCCAAGATGGAAGGACCTTCTTTATAAGGCTGGACGGCAGGTTAGAAGAGGTGCTACTTAAACCCGTCAGGGAGCTCAGCCCAACGGAGGTAGTTAGCGGAGACCTTTCAAGCCTTGGCACAGAGGTAAAACCCAAGAGGTCCAAGCCGGTAGCCTTGGGGGATGTGGCATCTCCCATATCGGGCAAAATAGTCAATATAAAGGTCAAGCCGGGGGATGAGGTGAAAGAGGGGGATGTGCTCTTTGTAGTTGAGGCTATGAAGATGGAGAACGAAGTGCATTCACCCATAAGTGGAGTTGTGGAGGAGGTTCTGGCACAGGTGGGCGAAACGGTCAATCCAGATGAGGTGGTTGTTAGGATCAAACCCAAAACATGA
- the efp gene encoding elongation factor P, whose product MGVKIDINSIQRDMFIEHNGQPHRVLDYEHVKPGKGQAFVRVKAKNMSTGNVIEITYKASDSIELADFEQVFAEYSYNDGDYYYFVSKTTYEMLAVPAKNIENEIKFLKEGMEVVVFIYKGQPIGIELPRHVELKVVETEPAFKGDTAAGGSKPAKLETGAVVQVPFFVEEGDIIKVDTRTGTYIERVK is encoded by the coding sequence ATGGGAGTTAAGATAGACATAAACAGCATACAGAGGGATATGTTTATTGAGCATAACGGACAACCCCACAGAGTTTTGGACTATGAACACGTGAAGCCGGGCAAAGGACAAGCCTTTGTGCGGGTAAAGGCAAAGAACATGAGCACGGGCAATGTGATTGAAATAACCTACAAGGCCTCCGACAGCATAGAACTGGCGGACTTTGAGCAGGTGTTTGCGGAATACTCATACAACGACGGTGATTATTACTACTTTGTAAGCAAGACCACCTACGAGATGCTTGCTGTTCCCGCCAAGAACATAGAAAACGAAATAAAGTTCCTGAAAGAGGGCATGGAGGTTGTAGTGTTTATATATAAGGGTCAGCCCATAGGTATAGAGTTGCCAAGACATGTGGAACTAAAGGTGGTGGAAACGGAGCCCGCCTTTAAGGGAGATACCGCTGCGGGTGGTTCTAAGCCCGCCAAGTTGGAAACCGGCGCGGTGGTGCAAGTACCATTCTTTGTGGAAGAGGGGGACATAATAAAGGTGGATACAAGGACGGGCACTTACATAGAAAGGGTCAAGTGA
- the accB gene encoding acetyl-CoA carboxylase biotin carboxyl carrier protein yields MDKDFIRELINLIKNSDIKLFEIEHQDFRLRIETHQRELVHKVETPREVKHIEVVPPSEDLEENKLHVIRSPLVGTFYRAPSPGAPPFVEVGDIVSPGQVLCIIEALKVMNEIESDVRGKVVKILVENGETVEYNQPLFLIDTNV; encoded by the coding sequence ATGGACAAAGATTTTATAAGGGAGCTTATAAACCTTATAAAAAACAGCGATATAAAACTGTTTGAGATAGAGCATCAAGATTTTAGGCTTAGGATAGAGACCCATCAGAGGGAGTTAGTGCACAAAGTAGAAACACCACGGGAGGTAAAACATATTGAGGTGGTTCCTCCCTCCGAAGATTTGGAAGAGAATAAGCTACACGTGATTAGGAGCCCTCTGGTGGGAACCTTCTACAGGGCACCCTCTCCCGGAGCACCTCCCTTCGTGGAGGTAGGCGACATTGTATCCCCCGGTCAAGTGCTGTGCATAATAGAAGCCCTAAAGGTGATGAACGAGATAGAAAGTGATGTTAGGGGCAAGGTGGTAAAGATCCTTGTAGAAAACGGAGAGACGGTAGAATACAACCAGCCACTTTTTCTAATAGACACAAACGTTTGA
- a CDS encoding glycosyltransferase family 9 protein: MKKLLLYRRGGLGDTLLTFPILEIFKGQGFHITTVGNTDYFEIAKEVGWADRVLSEMPKEDFDKRIIIGTDGIDPFPNERVWVLEYYLKILGLPSHYSQTLPLDADPNSPFRGKVVLHPSSGSPKKNPPIELFFEIENFLTGLGYQCVYLVGEADQWLKAHVKNFVEMYQPLQIAKALKSALFFVGNDSGLSHLSAYLDLPTFIFYGPTDPVVWKPIGKSVFQISLNLRCSPCFPNTCQERVCFDVKALFERFLNYFRGMSL, encoded by the coding sequence TTGAAGAAGCTTTTGCTCTACAGAAGGGGTGGGCTTGGAGATACATTGCTCACTTTCCCCATCTTAGAGATCTTCAAAGGGCAGGGCTTTCACATAACCACAGTAGGGAATACCGATTACTTTGAGATAGCCAAAGAGGTGGGTTGGGCAGACAGAGTTTTATCGGAAATGCCCAAGGAGGACTTTGACAAAAGGATAATAATCGGAACTGACGGAATAGACCCCTTTCCAAATGAAAGGGTGTGGGTTTTGGAATACTATCTAAAAATCTTAGGTCTTCCTTCTCACTATTCCCAAACACTGCCCCTTGATGCAGACCCAAACTCACCCTTTAGGGGAAAGGTGGTTTTGCATCCATCCAGCGGTTCTCCAAAGAAAAACCCACCCATTGAGTTGTTTTTTGAGATTGAAAACTTTCTCACAGGGCTTGGTTACCAATGTGTGTACTTAGTTGGAGAGGCAGACCAGTGGCTAAAGGCGCATGTAAAGAACTTTGTGGAGATGTACCAACCTTTGCAAATCGCCAAAGCTTTGAAGTCTGCCCTGTTTTTTGTGGGTAATGATAGCGGACTTTCGCACCTCTCTGCCTACCTTGATTTGCCAACTTTTATCTTCTATGGACCTACGGACCCAGTAGTGTGGAAACCTATAGGAAAGAGTGTTTTTCAGATAAGCTTAAACCTCAGATGTAGCCCATGTTTTCCAAACACTTGCCAAGAAAGAGTCTGTTTTGATGTTAAGGCGCTTTTTGAGAGATTTTTAAACTACTTTAGAGGCATGAGCCTGTAG
- the truB gene encoding tRNA pseudouridine(55) synthase TruB, which produces MIPSILLLDKPRGLTSFQLVDTVKRKFKLNKVGHTGTLDPIATGLLILLLEEATRFAEFFVRLPKTYITKIVLGAITDTYDAEGTILERRDVNVSCEDVAKLLPNFTGRILQKPPPYSAKKVGGVRAYELARKGLEVPLKPVEVEVYSAKLLECNLPQVVLEFEVSGGTYIRSLAHDIGLALRCGAYVSELRRTKIGDFSVSMALSYERLNSLEDLWGVIIPIWEAMSFLPAVSLRTKEARLFRNGAKIRAEAKHYGYVRVFWDEEFLGVGLLEGGFLKPYRLMPLK; this is translated from the coding sequence ATGATCCCCTCTATCTTGCTTTTGGATAAGCCCAGGGGGCTTACCTCCTTTCAGTTGGTGGATACGGTTAAAAGGAAGTTTAAGCTGAACAAAGTAGGACATACTGGCACCTTAGACCCAATTGCCACGGGACTTTTAATCCTCTTACTTGAGGAGGCAACACGTTTTGCGGAGTTCTTTGTTAGACTTCCAAAAACTTACATCACAAAAATAGTTCTCGGTGCCATAACGGACACCTACGACGCGGAAGGAACCATCTTAGAAAGGAGGGATGTGAACGTATCCTGTGAGGATGTGGCAAAATTACTGCCCAATTTTACCGGCAGAATTCTCCAAAAGCCCCCACCCTACTCCGCAAAGAAAGTAGGGGGAGTTAGGGCTTACGAGTTGGCAAGAAAAGGTTTAGAAGTACCTCTAAAGCCCGTAGAGGTGGAGGTTTACAGTGCCAAGCTTTTGGAGTGCAACCTTCCACAGGTGGTCCTTGAATTTGAAGTTTCCGGAGGAACTTACATAAGAAGCTTGGCGCACGATATAGGTTTAGCCCTTAGATGCGGAGCCTATGTGTCGGAGCTAAGAAGAACAAAGATAGGAGACTTTAGCGTCAGTATGGCTCTCTCTTATGAGAGGCTAAACAGCCTTGAAGACCTCTGGGGCGTAATAATTCCCATATGGGAAGCTATGAGCTTTTTGCCGGCGGTCAGCTTGCGGACAAAAGAAGCCAGGCTTTTTAGAAACGGTGCAAAGATAAGGGCAGAGGCAAAGCACTATGGCTATGTTAGAGTCTTTTGGGATGAGGAGTTTCTTGGGGTAGGTCTATTGGAGGGCGGTTTTTTAAAGCCCTACAGGCTCATGCCTCTAAAGTAG
- a CDS encoding sigma-70 family RNA polymerase sigma factor has product MIPDSEQELIAQYLKKVSKIPLLKPEEEKELARRAKEGDKEAYRKLVESNLRFVISIAKQYLGYGLRLSELIAAGNYGLMEAAKRFDPDKGVKFISYAVWWIRQAIMQALSQQTGAVRIPLKQSHLINKINSIYSKLYKEYEREPTAEEVAEEYTKEILQKEMERELGRRPTEEEIQRRIEKEGYKIDPAEVERILQISKMPLSLDAPVGEEEDTFFVDFLSKHGTADVEEKVMNEILSKEIEEMLDKLPEKERRVIELRFGLRGEEPKTLREIGEILNISRERVRQLETRALRKLRNMAIKKHLKDFLSG; this is encoded by the coding sequence ATGATTCCGGACAGCGAACAAGAACTTATAGCCCAATACTTAAAGAAGGTTTCAAAAATACCCCTCCTAAAGCCCGAGGAGGAAAAGGAGCTGGCAAGAAGGGCAAAGGAGGGAGACAAGGAGGCTTACAGAAAGCTAGTAGAATCAAACCTGCGTTTTGTTATAAGCATAGCAAAGCAGTATCTGGGTTATGGACTTCGTCTTTCAGAGTTGATAGCAGCGGGTAATTATGGGCTTATGGAAGCGGCAAAGAGGTTTGACCCCGACAAGGGTGTTAAGTTCATATCTTACGCAGTTTGGTGGATCAGGCAAGCTATAATGCAAGCCCTATCTCAACAGACTGGTGCGGTGCGCATACCTCTAAAACAGTCCCATCTGATCAATAAGATCAACAGTATATACAGCAAGCTATACAAGGAATACGAGAGGGAACCAACAGCGGAGGAGGTAGCAGAGGAATACACCAAGGAGATCTTGCAAAAGGAAATGGAAAGGGAACTGGGAAGGAGACCCACAGAGGAGGAAATCCAAAGGAGAATAGAAAAAGAGGGCTACAAGATTGATCCTGCGGAGGTGGAGAGGATTCTGCAAATATCCAAAATGCCCTTGTCCCTTGATGCACCCGTTGGAGAGGAGGAGGATACTTTCTTTGTGGATTTTCTCAGTAAGCATGGCACTGCCGATGTGGAAGAAAAGGTAATGAACGAAATTCTGAGCAAAGAAATAGAGGAAATGCTGGATAAACTGCCGGAAAAGGAAAGGCGAGTGATAGAGCTCAGGTTTGGATTGAGGGGAGAAGAGCCAAAAACATTGCGGGAGATAGGAGAGATATTAAACATTTCAAGGGAAAGGGTCAGGCAGTTGGAAACAAGGGCTCTAAGAAAACTAAGAAACATGGCAATAAAAAAACATCTAAAAGACTTTCTAAGCGGATGA
- a CDS encoding Do family serine endopeptidase — MTFLSLLFLLLLFSIEGCKAQKTTSSSGTAPQPQAQEVSVRSGLLAQFEKELTELVERVSPSVVAIYSTQEVSRGFGEDFPFFFPFQIPQERRSLGSGVIMAYKNGKFYILTNNHVVQGAKRIRVRFDPHTEKDGRLVGGDPKTDVAVVEVDAKGIENPEGRVAKLGDSDNLKVGQLVIAIGNPYGLERTVTFGVISALRRSIGITQYESFIQTDAPINPGNSGGPLINIKGEVIGINTAIVAEGQGLGFAIPINLAKWVADQLMAKGRVVRGWLGVVIQEITPEIAETIGVKEGILVAQIAPGSPAEKAGLKVGDIIVAVDGEKVREVRDLQFKIMKTPPGTEVTLTIIRGGKEQTIKAKVGEMPEEVSFGKPREQAGDLGLFLRDLSPEEVSRFGVKGVFVEGVAPGSLAQRSGLRRGDIILAVNNEPVESLSQFNEKIDRARNEQRTRVLLLIRRGGNNLYVVLYLR, encoded by the coding sequence ATGACCTTTCTATCCTTGTTATTCTTGCTACTACTTTTTAGCATAGAAGGTTGTAAAGCGCAAAAAACGACCTCTTCTTCTGGGACTGCGCCACAACCTCAAGCGCAAGAGGTATCCGTTAGGTCTGGACTTCTGGCACAGTTTGAAAAGGAACTGACGGAACTTGTGGAAAGGGTCTCCCCATCTGTGGTAGCCATATACTCTACCCAAGAGGTTTCAAGGGGTTTTGGCGAGGATTTTCCTTTCTTCTTCCCATTCCAAATTCCACAGGAGAGGAGGTCCTTAGGCTCGGGTGTGATCATGGCCTATAAGAACGGAAAGTTTTACATCCTGACCAACAATCATGTGGTTCAAGGGGCAAAGAGAATAAGGGTAAGGTTTGACCCGCATACAGAAAAGGACGGAAGGCTGGTGGGAGGAGACCCCAAAACGGATGTGGCAGTGGTGGAGGTGGATGCTAAGGGCATAGAAAACCCTGAGGGTAGAGTGGCAAAGCTGGGAGATTCGGACAATTTGAAGGTGGGTCAGTTGGTGATCGCCATAGGAAACCCTTACGGTCTTGAAAGAACTGTGACCTTTGGAGTGATCTCCGCTCTGCGCAGGTCCATAGGGATAACCCAGTATGAGAGCTTTATTCAAACGGACGCACCCATAAACCCGGGCAACTCGGGAGGACCTCTAATAAACATAAAAGGTGAAGTTATAGGTATAAACACTGCCATAGTGGCGGAGGGTCAGGGTTTGGGCTTTGCCATACCCATAAACCTTGCCAAATGGGTGGCAGACCAGCTTATGGCTAAGGGTAGAGTGGTTAGAGGGTGGCTTGGTGTGGTTATTCAGGAGATCACGCCGGAGATCGCCGAAACCATAGGAGTGAAGGAGGGCATACTCGTAGCCCAGATCGCACCGGGTAGCCCTGCGGAGAAGGCTGGGCTCAAAGTTGGAGACATAATAGTCGCCGTTGACGGTGAAAAGGTCAGAGAGGTTAGGGATCTACAGTTTAAGATCATGAAAACACCCCCTGGTACTGAGGTAACCTTAACCATCATAAGGGGAGGAAAGGAACAGACCATTAAGGCAAAGGTGGGCGAAATGCCGGAGGAAGTTAGCTTTGGGAAACCACGGGAACAAGCGGGAGATCTGGGTCTGTTCCTCAGGGATCTATCGCCGGAGGAGGTAAGTAGGTTTGGAGTAAAGGGTGTCTTTGTGGAGGGTGTGGCACCCGGTAGTTTAGCCCAAAGGAGCGGTTTAAGGAGGGGAGACATAATCCTTGCGGTTAATAATGAGCCCGTGGAGAGTCTCTCTCAGTTTAATGAGAAGATAGACAGGGCAAGGAACGAGCAGAGGACGAGGGTGCTCCTTTTGATAAGGAGAGGCGGAAACAACCTATATGTAGTACTTTATTTGAGGTAA
- a CDS encoding class I SAM-dependent methyltransferase, which yields MKLLSLRFSRASSTYEDWAIPQRQSAEILKRLDTIEGSVLDVGCGTGFCSEGLEKVVGIDISQSMLRTYRQKGFLGICAMAEAMPFKDKSFDCVVSNFALHWTSIDQSFREIFRVCRKKFLCAMPVKGSLEPLDFPFLSPEDILERLRHLGGKLRKVELRELEIPFKGWDLLRFFHYTGSSYNPSKGDILRTKKSVERLILSIDNPSFLVLFFSCEVPQ from the coding sequence ATGAAGCTATTATCCTTAAGGTTTTCAAGGGCCTCAAGTACCTATGAGGATTGGGCTATTCCCCAAAGGCAGAGTGCGGAGATTTTAAAGCGCTTAGACACAATTGAGGGTTCGGTCCTTGATGTGGGTTGTGGCACAGGCTTTTGTAGTGAAGGTTTGGAAAAAGTGGTGGGTATTGACATATCTCAGAGCATGCTGAGGACGTACAGACAGAAAGGTTTTTTGGGTATTTGTGCTATGGCTGAGGCAATGCCCTTTAAGGACAAGAGCTTTGACTGTGTGGTAAGCAACTTTGCCCTGCACTGGACTTCCATAGACCAGAGCTTTAGGGAAATATTCCGGGTTTGCAGAAAGAAATTCCTCTGTGCCATGCCCGTTAAGGGAAGTCTTGAGCCTTTGGACTTCCCCTTCCTTTCTCCAGAGGATATCCTTGAAAGGCTTCGCCATCTTGGAGGAAAGCTGAGAAAGGTGGAGCTGAGAGAGTTGGAAATTCCCTTCAAAGGTTGGGACCTTTTAAGGTTCTTTCATTACACGGGTTCTTCTTACAATCCTTCAAAAGGGGATATTCTCAGAACCAAAAAGAGCGTTGAAAGACTCATCCTTTCCATTGACAATCCTAGCTTTTTGGTGTTATTCTTTTCCTGCGAGGTTCCGCAGTGA
- a CDS encoding alpha/beta fold hydrolase yields MPRSGVRVPPGPLVFIHGFGFSSEVFKTFPGVKIDLPFHGNSKLKSKSLRALAQEIAVRIPNNSTVVGWSMGGTLALLLALLFPFKVKALLLIGATACFPCLWDRKNLKGFLLRLRKEREEFLKEFRERAYPKPFDARVELDGALELLEDYFSTDLRSYIPHINKPVLLLHGTEDPIVPLRGALELYNLSRRAKLITFAGGHFPENEAIILKVFKGLKYL; encoded by the coding sequence ATCCCTAGGTCGGGGGTTCGAGTCCCTCCGGGCCCGCTTGTTTTTATTCATGGCTTTGGCTTTTCCTCAGAGGTCTTTAAAACCTTCCCCGGTGTAAAGATAGACCTGCCCTTTCACGGAAATTCTAAGCTAAAAAGCAAAAGCCTTAGGGCTTTAGCCCAAGAGATTGCCGTTAGAATTCCCAACAACTCTACGGTGGTAGGTTGGTCTATGGGTGGCACCTTAGCTTTGCTTTTGGCTCTGCTCTTTCCCTTTAAGGTAAAAGCCCTACTTTTAATAGGTGCCACCGCATGCTTTCCTTGCCTTTGGGATAGGAAAAACCTAAAGGGCTTTTTGCTAAGGCTCAGGAAGGAAAGGGAGGAGTTTTTAAAGGAGTTCAGAGAGAGGGCATACCCAAAGCCTTTTGATGCAAGGGTGGAACTGGATGGAGCCCTTGAGCTTTTGGAGGATTACTTTTCCACAGACCTAAGAAGCTATATCCCTCATATAAATAAACCCGTTCTCTTACTTCATGGCACAGAGGACCCTATCGTTCCTCTCAGAGGTGCCCTTGAGCTTTACAATCTGAGCAGGAGGGCTAAATTAATAACCTTTGCTGGAGGACACTTCCCGGAAAATGAAGCTATTATCCTTAAGGTTTTCAAGGGCCTCAAGTACCTATGA
- the rdgB gene encoding RdgB/HAM1 family non-canonical purine NTP pyrophosphatase, which yields MKILLATQNLGKYREIKRMLEPLGVEVILPEEKLNVEEKGNSFMENAYIKAMAYFEKYRIPTLADDSGLVVPSLGGYPGVFSSRFYSIDWGGREEVQTSEDEANIRKLLRLMKDVSDRRAYFKAVLCLVLEEGLCIFSEGTCEGEIVHSPRGSGGFGYDPIFKPKSYEKTMAELAPEEKDLISHRGKALRKLKEFLELWKKCR from the coding sequence ATGAAAATCCTACTTGCAACCCAAAACTTGGGAAAATACAGAGAAATTAAGCGAATGTTAGAACCTCTCGGAGTAGAAGTTATTCTGCCAGAGGAAAAGTTGAACGTGGAAGAGAAGGGAAATTCCTTTATGGAAAACGCATACATAAAGGCAATGGCATACTTTGAGAAATACCGTATTCCCACCTTGGCAGATGATTCAGGGCTTGTGGTTCCATCCCTTGGGGGCTATCCAGGTGTCTTTTCCAGTCGGTTCTACTCCATAGATTGGGGCGGAAGGGAGGAGGTTCAAACTTCGGAGGATGAGGCAAACATAAGAAAACTTCTCAGGCTTATGAAGGATGTTTCCGACAGGAGGGCGTACTTTAAGGCGGTCCTGTGCCTTGTTTTGGAAGAGGGGCTGTGCATCTTTTCCGAGGGCACCTGTGAAGGGGAGATTGTACACAGTCCTAGGGGATCAGGGGGCTTTGGCTACGACCCTATTTTCAAGCCAAAGTCCTATGAAAAAACCATGGCAGAACTAGCTCCAGAGGAAAAGGATCTTATCTCTCACAGAGGCAAGGCACTGAGAAAGTTAAAGGAGTTTTTGGAGCTTTGGAAAAAGTGCAGGTAG
- the hemA gene encoding glutamyl-tRNA reductase — MMDRIFAWGYNFKTAPVEIRELLACSKEELCDLLTAVKSYSGVRELVILNTCNRVEAYAVAEDYYQMHLLVSAFLELKKVSPRYKKYSFFLEGKEAVAHIFKVASGLDSMVVGESQIVHQFKEAFRLAKECGGLGKILNRVFEKALRTAKKVRTETGIGKNAVSVSYVAVELAKQIFGNLSKAQVLLIGAGEMAELASKYFKKLKASIFIANRTYQRALELARELEGNVLRYEELADHLHKFDIVLVSTGAKGYVLTKEMVENAMKKRDYRPMFIIDISVPRNADPDIESIDQAFLYNIDDLKGIAQENLKGRLREKEKGEIIVWDEVEKFFRWLELLPIEEKIVKIKSYWADVEKREPKFRRFLHLALEEIKRNPSDGEKLIKILLEEVKEDGNKARELSYVHNRVDGAGV; from the coding sequence ATGATGGATCGCATATTTGCATGGGGCTACAACTTTAAAACCGCCCCAGTGGAGATAAGGGAGCTTTTAGCCTGTAGTAAGGAGGAACTTTGCGACCTTTTGACTGCGGTAAAATCTTACTCCGGGGTAAGGGAGCTTGTAATTTTAAATACCTGTAATAGGGTGGAAGCCTACGCAGTGGCAGAAGACTACTATCAGATGCACCTTTTGGTGTCCGCCTTTTTGGAGCTAAAGAAGGTAAGCCCCAGATATAAAAAGTACTCTTTCTTTTTGGAAGGGAAGGAAGCCGTAGCGCACATATTCAAGGTTGCCAGTGGTCTTGATTCCATGGTGGTGGGAGAGAGTCAGATAGTACACCAGTTTAAAGAGGCCTTTAGGTTAGCCAAGGAGTGTGGAGGACTTGGAAAGATCCTAAACCGGGTCTTTGAAAAGGCCCTGAGAACTGCCAAAAAGGTGCGCACGGAGACGGGCATAGGCAAGAACGCAGTGTCCGTTAGCTATGTGGCGGTAGAGTTGGCAAAGCAGATCTTTGGAAATCTAAGCAAGGCGCAGGTGCTTTTGATAGGTGCGGGAGAGATGGCGGAGCTTGCTTCAAAGTACTTTAAAAAGCTAAAGGCAAGCATATTTATTGCCAACAGAACATACCAGAGGGCTTTGGAACTGGCAAGGGAGCTGGAGGGCAACGTGCTAAGATACGAGGAACTGGCAGACCATCTTCATAAGTTTGACATAGTTCTTGTATCCACAGGTGCAAAGGGCTATGTACTCACCAAGGAGATGGTAGAAAACGCAATGAAAAAGAGAGACTATCGCCCCATGTTTATCATAGACATCTCTGTACCCAGGAACGCAGACCCAGACATAGAAAGCATAGACCAAGCCTTCCTGTATAACATTGACGACCTTAAGGGTATAGCCCAAGAGAACCTAAAGGGTAGGCTCAGGGAAAAGGAGAAGGGTGAGATCATCGTCTGGGACGAGGTGGAAAAGTTCTTCCGTTGGCTTGAGCTTCTTCCAATAGAGGAAAAGATCGTGAAAATCAAAAGTTATTGGGCGGATGTGGAAAAAAGGGAGCCAAAGTTTAGGAGGTTTTTGCACCTTGCCCTTGAGGAGATAAAAAGGAATCCTTCAGATGGTGAAAAGTTGATTAAAATACTCCTTGAGGAGGTTAAAGAAGATGGAAACAAGGCCAGAGAGCTATCCTATGTCCATAACCGAGTTGATGGAGCTGGAGTCTGA
- a CDS encoding Lrp/AsnC family transcriptional regulator yields METRPESYPMSITELMELESEYSIKAYILIKADPREIPSIMLALSTFEGVRTADVVTGPYDIIVFVEVKNQDELGRLVINKIHSLEGVKEALTCVVVRI; encoded by the coding sequence ATGGAAACAAGGCCAGAGAGCTATCCTATGTCCATAACCGAGTTGATGGAGCTGGAGTCTGAATACTCCATAAAGGCGTACATACTCATAAAGGCAGACCCAAGGGAGATCCCGTCAATAATGCTTGCCCTTTCCACCTTTGAAGGCGTCAGAACCGCGGATGTGGTAACAGGTCCTTACGACATTATCGTCTTTGTGGAGGTAAAAAATCAAGACGAACTGGGAAGGCTCGTTATAAACAAGATCCACTCCTTGGAGGGAGTGAAGGAGGCTCTCACCTGCGTAGTGGTGAGAATATGA